One window of the Pseudochaenichthys georgianus chromosome 21, fPseGeo1.2, whole genome shotgun sequence genome contains the following:
- the hce2l2 gene encoding hatching enzyme 1.2 isoform X1, which produces MEQIILLCLISTCLSTIHAQKLLFSPKWGPIGYKEHDDDDRTAMDEIIKANEFQASRLIDGSTTLREGDIAVSSGRRSKVCFARSCLWSKSVDGHVYVAYSLSPKYSEMETKMIKKGMDGVEKGTCVRFVPRTHQRDYVEIQPKTGCWSYLGSRGGRQTVSLQSPDCLRVGVISHEFMHALGFVHEQSRLDRDNYVTIMWPNIWRDRLRNFEKFKTDSLDLPYDYGSIMHFGMFAYSQDGSPTIIPKNNQNSKDIKLGQASSLSRIDKMKINKLYKCGTTDE; this is translated from the exons ATGGAGCAGATTATCCTCTTGTGCCTGATTTCTACCTGTCTTTCGACTATACATGCTCAG AAACTTTTGTTCAGCCCAAAATGGGGCCCCATTGGCTATAAAG AACATGATGACGATGATAGGACAGCAATGGATGAAATCATAAAAGCTAATGAATTTCAAG CTTCCCGTCTCATAGACGGCTCTACCACTCTCAGAGAGGGAGACATTGCTGTTTCTTCTGGAAGGCGCTCTAAAGTTTGCTTTGCTCGTAGCTGCCTCTGGTCTAAGTCAGTGGATGGACATGTCTACGTTGCATATTCGCTTTCACCTAAATACT CTGAAATGGAGACAAAGATGATAAAGAAAGGAATGGATGGCGTAGAGAAAGGAACCTGTGTGAGGTTTGTTCCTCGAACTCACCAGCGAGACTACGTTGAAATCCAGCCAAAGACTGG GTGTTGGTCCTACCTCGGTTCGCGTGGTGGAAGACAGACTGTTTCTCTTCAGAGCCCTGACTGCCTCCGGGTTGGAGTGATCTCCCATGAATTCATGCATGCTCTGGGCTTTGTGCACGAGCAGTCCCGCCTTGACCGGGACAACTATGTCACCATCATGTGGCCAAACATTTGGAGGG ATCGTTTGAGGAACTTTGAGAAATTCAAGACTGACAGTCTGGATTTACCTTATGACTATGGTTCAATCATGCACTTTGGAAT GTTTGCATATTCTCAGGATGGCTCCCCAACCATCATTCCTAAAAACAACCAGAACAGCAAGGACATAAAGCTGGGCCAGGCATCATCTCTCAGCCGCATTGACAAGATGAAAATCAACAAGCTTTATAAGTGTG GTACCACAGATGAATAG
- the hce2l2 gene encoding hatching enzyme 1.2 isoform X2, which produces MDEIIKANEFQASRLIDGSTTLREGDIAVSSGRRSKVCFARSCLWSKSVDGHVYVAYSLSPKYSEMETKMIKKGMDGVEKGTCVRFVPRTHQRDYVEIQPKTGCWSYLGSRGGRQTVSLQSPDCLRVGVISHEFMHALGFVHEQSRLDRDNYVTIMWPNIWRDRLRNFEKFKTDSLDLPYDYGSIMHFGMFAYSQDGSPTIIPKNNQNSKDIKLGQASSLSRIDKMKINKLYKCGTTDE; this is translated from the exons ATGGATGAAATCATAAAAGCTAATGAATTTCAAG CTTCCCGTCTCATAGACGGCTCTACCACTCTCAGAGAGGGAGACATTGCTGTTTCTTCTGGAAGGCGCTCTAAAGTTTGCTTTGCTCGTAGCTGCCTCTGGTCTAAGTCAGTGGATGGACATGTCTACGTTGCATATTCGCTTTCACCTAAATACT CTGAAATGGAGACAAAGATGATAAAGAAAGGAATGGATGGCGTAGAGAAAGGAACCTGTGTGAGGTTTGTTCCTCGAACTCACCAGCGAGACTACGTTGAAATCCAGCCAAAGACTGG GTGTTGGTCCTACCTCGGTTCGCGTGGTGGAAGACAGACTGTTTCTCTTCAGAGCCCTGACTGCCTCCGGGTTGGAGTGATCTCCCATGAATTCATGCATGCTCTGGGCTTTGTGCACGAGCAGTCCCGCCTTGACCGGGACAACTATGTCACCATCATGTGGCCAAACATTTGGAGGG ATCGTTTGAGGAACTTTGAGAAATTCAAGACTGACAGTCTGGATTTACCTTATGACTATGGTTCAATCATGCACTTTGGAAT GTTTGCATATTCTCAGGATGGCTCCCCAACCATCATTCCTAAAAACAACCAGAACAGCAAGGACATAAAGCTGGGCCAGGCATCATCTCTCAGCCGCATTGACAAGATGAAAATCAACAAGCTTTATAAGTGTG GTACCACAGATGAATAG